From a single Mycolicibacterium mengxianglii genomic region:
- a CDS encoding MaoC/PaaZ C-terminal domain-containing protein codes for MTEQPSGLRNMARAAAGALPFVRRGDTLPERALTVSELPINRANVAEYAAVTGLRYGDTVPLTYPFAMTFPTVMALITAFDFPFAAMGSVHVENRITQYRPIAVTDTVDVKAHTENLREHRKGLLVDVVADVSVGNDVAWHQVTTFLHQQRTSLSDQPKAPPQKQPKLPPPSALLRISPGQIRRYASVGGDHNPIHTNALAAKLFGFPTVIAHGMYSAAAVLANIEGQLPDAVSYHVKFGKPVILPATAGVYIDRVATGWDISVCNLRKGYPHLTGTVRAL; via the coding sequence GTGACCGAACAGCCCAGCGGACTGCGCAACATGGCCCGCGCGGCGGCGGGCGCGCTGCCGTTCGTGCGCCGCGGTGACACGCTGCCCGAGCGCGCGCTCACCGTGTCGGAACTGCCGATCAATCGCGCGAATGTCGCCGAATATGCGGCGGTGACCGGTCTTCGTTACGGCGACACCGTGCCACTGACCTACCCGTTCGCCATGACCTTCCCGACCGTCATGGCATTGATCACCGCATTCGATTTCCCTTTTGCGGCAATGGGTTCGGTGCACGTCGAGAATCGCATCACGCAATATCGCCCGATCGCGGTCACCGACACCGTGGACGTGAAAGCCCACACCGAGAACCTTCGCGAGCACCGCAAGGGACTTCTGGTCGACGTGGTGGCCGATGTCAGCGTCGGCAATGACGTGGCCTGGCATCAGGTCACGACGTTCCTGCACCAGCAGCGCACCAGCCTGTCCGACCAACCCAAAGCCCCACCGCAGAAGCAGCCCAAACTGCCCCCGCCGAGCGCCCTGCTGCGTATCTCGCCGGGGCAGATCCGCCGCTACGCCTCGGTCGGCGGGGACCACAACCCGATCCACACCAATGCGTTGGCAGCCAAGCTGTTCGGGTTCCCCACTGTGATCGCACACGGGATGTACAGCGCCGCAGCGGTGCTGGCGAACATCGAGGGCCAGCTGCCCGATGCGGTGAGCTACCACGTCAAGTTCGGCAAGCCGGTGATCCTGCCCGCCACCGCGGGCGTGTACATCGACCGCGTGGCGACGGGCTGGGATATCTCGGTGTGCAATCTGCGCAAGGGTTACCCGCACCTGACCGGGACGGTACGCGCGCTCTAG
- a CDS encoding TetR/AcrR family transcriptional regulator: MAGGTKRLPRAVREQQMLDAAVQVFSVNGYHETSMDAIAAKAEISKPMLYLYYGSKEELFGACLARELGRFVEAVRASVDFTLPPKDMLRNTILSFLRYIDANRASWIVLYTQATSSAAFAHTVREGRERIIDLVARLLSAGTRNPEPDTDFQMMAIALVGAGEAVAARVSTGDVDVDDAAELMINLFWRGLKGKPSERDAAVAPEH, encoded by the coding sequence ATGGCAGGTGGTACCAAGCGGCTGCCGCGCGCTGTCCGCGAGCAACAGATGCTCGACGCCGCCGTGCAGGTGTTCTCGGTCAACGGCTATCACGAGACGTCGATGGACGCCATTGCCGCGAAAGCCGAGATCTCCAAGCCGATGCTCTACCTCTATTACGGCTCCAAGGAAGAACTGTTCGGCGCCTGCCTGGCTCGTGAGCTGGGGCGGTTCGTCGAAGCGGTGCGAGCCTCGGTTGACTTCACGCTGCCGCCGAAGGACATGCTGCGCAACACCATCTTGTCGTTCCTGCGGTACATCGACGCCAACCGCGCGTCGTGGATCGTGTTGTACACCCAGGCCACCAGCTCCGCGGCGTTTGCGCACACCGTGCGTGAAGGCCGCGAACGCATCATCGACCTGGTAGCGCGGCTGCTCAGTGCAGGTACGCGAAATCCGGAGCCGGACACCGACTTCCAGATGATGGCGATCGCGCTGGTGGGTGCCGGCGAGGCCGTCGCCGCCCGCGTCAGCACCGGCGATGTCGATGTCGATGATGCTGCCGAGCTGATGATCAACCTGTTCTGGCGTGGACTGAAGGGCAAGCCGAGCGAGCGTGACGCCGCTGTGGCCCCGGAGCACTAG
- a CDS encoding phosphotriesterase family protein, translating to MPQLNTALGPLDTADLGVTLMHEHVFIMSPEINQNYPAGFGDEARREADAITRLTELKSRGVDTIVDLTVIGLGRYIPRIARIAAAIDLNIVVATGLYTYNDVPMYFHYLGPGTELGGPETMTDIFVRDIEEGIADTGVKAGILKCATDKPGVTPGVERVLRAVAVAHRRTGVPISTHTHAGTRRGLEQQKIFAEEGVDLSRVVIGHSGDTTDLGYLEELIAAGSYIGMDRFGIDAYLSFEDRVDTVARMCERGHADKMVLSHDAACYFDALPEELLPVAMPNWHYLHIHNDVIPALKQRGVTQEQLDTMLITNPRKIFERQGGY from the coding sequence GTGCCCCAGCTGAACACTGCCCTCGGACCGCTCGACACTGCCGATCTCGGCGTCACATTGATGCACGAGCACGTGTTCATCATGTCCCCCGAGATCAATCAGAACTATCCCGCGGGCTTTGGTGATGAGGCCCGCCGCGAAGCCGATGCCATCACCCGGCTCACCGAACTGAAATCCCGCGGGGTCGACACCATTGTCGATCTGACGGTGATCGGGCTGGGGCGCTACATTCCGCGGATCGCGCGCATCGCCGCGGCAATCGACCTCAACATCGTCGTCGCGACCGGCCTGTACACCTACAACGACGTCCCGATGTACTTCCACTACCTCGGGCCCGGCACTGAGCTGGGCGGCCCCGAGACCATGACCGACATATTCGTCCGCGACATCGAAGAGGGCATCGCCGACACCGGAGTCAAGGCGGGAATCCTCAAGTGCGCCACCGATAAACCCGGGGTGACGCCCGGTGTCGAGCGGGTACTGCGGGCGGTCGCCGTCGCCCACCGCCGCACCGGGGTGCCGATCTCCACCCATACCCACGCGGGCACCCGGCGCGGGCTGGAACAGCAGAAGATCTTCGCCGAGGAGGGCGTCGATCTCAGCAGGGTGGTGATCGGGCACAGCGGTGACACCACCGACCTCGGCTACCTCGAGGAGCTGATCGCCGCCGGCTCCTACATCGGAATGGACAGGTTCGGCATCGACGCATACCTCTCCTTCGAAGATCGTGTGGACACCGTGGCGCGCATGTGCGAACGCGGCCATGCCGACAAGATGGTGCTCTCCCACGATGCTGCGTGCTACTTCGATGCGCTGCCTGAGGAGCTACTGCCGGTGGCGATGCCCAACTGGCACTACCTGCACATCCACAACGACGTGATCCCCGCCCTCAAGCAGCGGGGCGTCACCCAGGAGCAGTTGGACACCATGCTGATCACCAATCCCCGCAAGATCTTCGAGCGCCAGGGCGGCTACTGA
- a CDS encoding universal stress protein: protein MTILMIAYDGSPNARRAVHYAGKFLAAELAVVLTVWEPLRGGVDTVSFDLDGPPDPYDEDDLDIAFTDAQRTNDEGAALARRAGLNTETLCVAVTGTVWRTIIDAADKLDADLIVTGTRGTTGVRSLVQSSVADRVLRFGGRPVLIVPPGQ from the coding sequence ATGACGATCTTGATGATCGCCTACGACGGAAGCCCCAACGCGCGGCGCGCAGTGCACTACGCGGGCAAATTTCTCGCCGCTGAACTCGCCGTCGTCCTGACCGTGTGGGAACCGTTGCGGGGTGGCGTGGACACGGTGAGCTTCGATCTCGACGGCCCGCCTGATCCCTATGACGAGGACGACCTCGACATCGCGTTCACCGACGCGCAGCGCACCAACGACGAGGGTGCGGCGCTGGCGCGCCGGGCCGGACTGAACACCGAAACGCTGTGCGTCGCGGTCACCGGCACCGTGTGGCGCACCATCATCGATGCTGCCGACAAATTGGACGCCGACCTGATCGTGACGGGCACCCGCGGCACGACGGGTGTGCGATCACTGGTGCAGTCCAGCGTGGCCGACCGGGTCTTGCGCTTCGGCGGGCGACCTGTGTTGATCGTCCCACCGGGACAGTGA
- a CDS encoding DUF2613 domain-containing protein yields MTRFVVPAAASIVVGLLLGAAAVFGVTLMVQEDTKPPLVSGDPASSVLNRVEYGDRS; encoded by the coding sequence ATGACCCGGTTCGTGGTGCCAGCCGCCGCCAGCATCGTGGTCGGTTTGTTGTTGGGCGCGGCCGCGGTGTTCGGCGTGACGCTGATGGTGCAAGAGGACACCAAGCCGCCGCTGGTTTCCGGGGATCCGGCGTCGTCGGTGCTCAACCGCGTTGAGTACGGCGACCGCAGCTAG
- a CDS encoding alpha-(1->3)-arabinofuranosyltransferase: MSASSTRLDPVEPAQLSRRWLWLVGALCLALTFAQSPGLISPDTKLDLTANPLRFLARAANLWNSELPFGQAQNQAYGYLFPHGAFFLAGDVLGIPAWAIQRLWWALLLAAGFWGLLRVAEALKIGTTASRVVAATAFALSPRVLTTLGSISSETLPMMLAPWVLLPVILALRGDSGRSLRVLAGRAGVALALMGAVNAVATFTACLPALIWWATHRPNRNWWRFSGWWLLASVLGVAWWVVALLSLGRISPSFLDYIESSGVTTQWTSLTEMLRGTAAWTPFVAPNATAGTSLVTGTVAVLATTLVAAAGLAGLALRTMPARGRVVTILLVGLVLMGLGYAGGLGSPVAHQVQLFLDDAGAPLRNVHKLEPLLRIPIVLGLAHLLGRLPLPGSVARPVWLRAFAHPERDKRVAVGIVALAALLAGTSLAWTGRLTPPGAFDAIPSYWQEAADWLSEHNTGTPAAGRVLVAPGSPFATQVWGGTHDEPLQVLGDSPWGVRDSIPLTPPQTIRALDSVQRLFAAGRPSAGLADTLARQGISYVVVRNDLDPDSSRSARPILVHRVMDGSPGLQKVAEFGDPVGPGLLEGFISDSGLRMRYPAVQIYRVSGADRPGAPYLAETDTMARVDGGPEALLRLDERRRLLGRPPLGPALLTGDAESAGLATPVVTVTDSPVARETDYGRVDDHSSAILAEGDTRHTHNRVGDYPAPGQDLVYGSWEGGRVTVSSSAADSTALPDVAPASGPAAAVDSDSATSWVSNALQAAVGQWLQVDFDHPVTNAVLTLTPSASTIGAQVNRIQVSTANGTTSVGVDKPGTPLTIALPYGETPWVRVTAVGTVDGSSGVQFGVTDLTITQYDASGFAHPVNLRHTALVPGPPPGAQVATWDLGSELLGRPGCIDAPDGVHCAAPLSLAPEEPASLSRKLTVPQTVSLMPTVWVRPRQGPELAGLIREPGTTRADGDADSFDVLGTAFAAADGDPRTSWTAPQGVVQHRTAPTLTLTLPAPTEVTAVELTPSSSPLPTHPTLVAVNLGTGPQVRSMAPDGPQTLTLKPTVTDTIQISVLDWVDVIDRTALGFDQVKPPGLAEVVALGRAGTPVAPADGARNRARTVTVPCGRGPVIATAGRFVQSSVTTTVGELLEGAPIAAQPCDATPVTLPAGEQEVLVSPGRAFFVDGIQLNSPTAATLPVAHAEPARTGAWDADHREISVTSTNSERVLVVPESVNPGWTATAADGSALRAVTVNGWQQGFVVPAGTDGTITLSFPSNGFYRAGLATGLALLPLLALMALLPGRRVSMGSTPAWHPGAWAVVGVVGAGALISGLAGAVVFGAAAALLWWLRDRPRARKAVTLGGVSGGMILAGAVLSRNPWRSVDGYVGFSPGVQLLALVAVGLLAASVINFSPGRESTNEEPTAT; this comes from the coding sequence CTGAGCGCTTCGTCGACAAGGCTCGATCCGGTCGAGCCTGCACAGCTTTCCCGCCGCTGGCTCTGGCTCGTCGGTGCCTTGTGTCTGGCGTTGACGTTCGCCCAGTCTCCGGGCCTGATCTCACCTGACACCAAACTCGACCTGACGGCCAACCCGCTGCGATTCCTGGCGCGGGCGGCCAATCTGTGGAACAGCGAGCTGCCATTCGGGCAGGCACAGAACCAGGCCTACGGCTACCTGTTCCCGCACGGAGCGTTCTTCCTGGCCGGCGACGTCCTGGGCATTCCGGCGTGGGCGATCCAGCGGCTGTGGTGGGCGCTGTTGCTGGCGGCCGGCTTCTGGGGCCTGCTGCGTGTGGCCGAGGCCCTCAAGATCGGCACCACCGCATCGCGGGTGGTGGCGGCCACGGCGTTCGCGCTCTCGCCCCGGGTGCTCACCACACTGGGCTCCATCTCCTCGGAGACGTTGCCCATGATGCTTGCCCCGTGGGTGCTGCTACCGGTGATCCTGGCGCTGCGCGGCGACAGCGGCCGGTCCCTGCGAGTGCTCGCCGGCCGCGCCGGTGTGGCACTGGCGTTGATGGGCGCGGTGAACGCGGTCGCCACCTTCACCGCGTGCCTGCCGGCGCTGATCTGGTGGGCCACGCACCGTCCCAACCGGAACTGGTGGCGATTCAGCGGGTGGTGGCTGCTGGCCAGCGTGCTCGGCGTCGCATGGTGGGTGGTCGCCCTGCTGTCGCTGGGCCGGATCAGCCCATCGTTCCTCGACTACATCGAGTCCTCCGGTGTCACCACCCAGTGGACATCGCTGACGGAGATGCTGCGGGGCACCGCGGCCTGGACGCCGTTCGTGGCACCCAATGCCACCGCCGGCACCTCACTGGTCACCGGCACGGTGGCCGTGTTGGCCACCACGCTGGTGGCCGCGGCCGGGCTCGCCGGGCTGGCGCTGCGCACCATGCCGGCCCGCGGACGCGTGGTGACCATCCTGCTGGTCGGACTGGTGCTGATGGGGCTGGGTTATGCCGGCGGGCTGGGCTCGCCGGTGGCCCACCAGGTGCAGCTGTTCCTGGACGACGCCGGGGCTCCACTGCGCAATGTGCACAAACTCGAACCCCTGCTGCGTATCCCGATCGTGCTGGGCCTGGCTCACCTGCTCGGTCGGCTCCCGCTTCCCGGCAGCGTGGCCCGCCCGGTCTGGTTGCGGGCCTTCGCCCACCCGGAGCGGGACAAACGCGTCGCCGTGGGGATCGTCGCGCTGGCCGCGCTGCTGGCAGGCACCTCACTGGCCTGGACCGGGCGGCTCACTCCACCGGGCGCGTTCGACGCCATCCCGTCGTACTGGCAGGAGGCCGCCGACTGGCTCTCCGAGCACAACACCGGCACACCCGCCGCGGGCCGGGTGCTGGTGGCCCCCGGGTCTCCCTTCGCGACCCAGGTGTGGGGCGGCACCCACGACGAGCCCCTGCAGGTCCTCGGTGACAGTCCCTGGGGCGTCCGCGACTCGATCCCGTTGACCCCGCCGCAAACCATCCGCGCACTCGATTCGGTCCAGCGACTGTTCGCCGCCGGTCGGCCATCCGCTGGCTTGGCCGACACCCTGGCCCGGCAGGGCATCTCCTATGTGGTGGTGCGAAACGACCTCGATCCCGACAGCTCACGCTCGGCCCGGCCGATCCTCGTGCACCGGGTGATGGACGGTTCACCGGGGCTGCAGAAGGTCGCCGAGTTCGGCGATCCCGTGGGGCCCGGCCTGCTCGAGGGCTTCATCAGCGACAGCGGATTACGGATGCGGTATCCGGCCGTTCAGATCTACAGGGTCAGCGGTGCGGACCGGCCCGGCGCGCCGTACCTGGCCGAGACCGACACCATGGCCCGCGTGGACGGTGGCCCCGAAGCGCTGCTGCGACTCGACGAACGTCGCCGTCTGCTCGGCCGGCCTCCGCTGGGCCCGGCCCTGCTCACTGGAGATGCGGAGAGTGCCGGGCTGGCGACACCGGTGGTCACCGTGACCGACAGCCCCGTCGCCCGCGAGACCGACTACGGACGCGTCGACGACCACTCGTCGGCGATCCTGGCCGAGGGCGACACTCGGCACACCCACAACCGGGTGGGTGACTACCCCGCGCCCGGGCAGGACCTGGTCTACGGCAGCTGGGAAGGTGGCCGGGTCACGGTGTCGAGTTCGGCCGCCGACTCGACGGCGCTGCCCGATGTCGCACCGGCGTCGGGTCCGGCCGCGGCCGTGGACTCCGACTCGGCCACCAGCTGGGTGTCCAATGCCCTGCAAGCCGCCGTCGGGCAGTGGCTGCAGGTCGACTTCGACCACCCGGTGACCAACGCGGTCCTGACCCTGACCCCGAGCGCGTCGACGATCGGCGCCCAGGTGAACCGGATCCAGGTGTCCACCGCCAACGGCACCACCAGCGTGGGCGTCGACAAGCCCGGCACTCCGCTGACCATCGCGCTTCCCTATGGGGAGACGCCCTGGGTGCGGGTCACCGCCGTCGGCACCGTCGATGGCTCCTCAGGGGTGCAGTTCGGCGTCACGGACCTGACCATCACCCAGTACGACGCGTCGGGCTTCGCGCATCCGGTCAATCTGCGCCACACCGCACTGGTGCCCGGACCACCACCGGGGGCGCAGGTCGCGACGTGGGATCTGGGTTCCGAACTGCTGGGCCGGCCCGGCTGCATCGACGCCCCCGACGGTGTGCACTGCGCCGCACCACTGTCCCTGGCACCGGAGGAACCCGCCAGCCTCAGTAGGAAATTGACTGTGCCGCAGACTGTTTCGCTGATGCCAACAGTCTGGGTGCGGCCACGGCAGGGCCCGGAACTCGCCGGCCTCATCCGCGAACCCGGCACCACCCGCGCCGACGGCGACGCCGACTCGTTCGACGTGCTGGGCACGGCCTTCGCTGCCGCCGACGGCGACCCCCGCACGTCATGGACCGCACCGCAGGGCGTGGTGCAACACCGCACCGCCCCCACGCTGACGCTGACGCTGCCGGCCCCGACCGAGGTGACCGCCGTCGAGCTCACCCCGAGTTCCTCACCCCTGCCCACCCATCCGACGCTGGTGGCCGTCAACCTCGGCACCGGCCCGCAGGTACGCAGCATGGCGCCCGACGGCCCGCAGACCCTGACACTGAAACCGACGGTCACGGACACCATCCAAATCAGCGTCCTGGACTGGGTTGACGTAATCGACCGCACCGCACTGGGATTCGACCAGGTAAAACCCCCCGGCCTGGCCGAGGTGGTCGCGTTGGGACGCGCCGGAACACCGGTCGCTCCCGCCGACGGAGCCCGGAATCGGGCCCGCACGGTCACCGTGCCGTGCGGACGCGGCCCGGTGATCGCCACGGCCGGGCGGTTCGTGCAATCCTCGGTCACCACCACCGTCGGCGAACTGCTCGAGGGAGCCCCGATCGCCGCGCAGCCGTGCGACGCGACGCCCGTCACCCTTCCCGCAGGCGAACAGGAAGTGCTGGTCAGCCCAGGTAGGGCGTTCTTCGTTGACGGCATCCAGCTCAACTCGCCCACCGCCGCCACGCTGCCCGTCGCGCACGCCGAGCCCGCCCGTACCGGAGCCTGGGACGCCGACCATCGCGAGATATCCGTCACCTCAACGAATTCCGAGCGCGTGCTGGTGGTACCGGAAAGCGTCAACCCCGGCTGGACCGCAACCGCCGCGGACGGCAGCGCGCTGCGAGCGGTCACCGTCAACGGCTGGCAGCAGGGGTTCGTCGTGCCCGCAGGCACCGACGGCACCATCACCTTGAGCTTCCCCTCCAACGGCTTCTACCGCGCCGGTCTGGCGACCGGCCTGGCGTTGTTGCCGCTACTGGCGCTGATGGCACTGCTACCGGGGCGGCGGGTGAGCATGGGAAGTACGCCGGCGTGGCACCCCGGCGCGTGGGCCGTGGTGGGCGTGGTCGGTGCCGGAGCCCTGATCTCCGGGCTTGCCGGGGCTGTGGTGTTCGGTGCGGCGGCAGCATTGCTGTGGTGGTTGCGCGACCGTCCCCGCGCCCGCAAGGCCGTCACGCTGGGCGGTGTCAGTGGCGGAATGATCCTCGCCGGCGCCGTACTGTCGCGTAATCCGTGGCGATCGGTGGACGGCTACGTCGGCTTCTCCCCCGGCGTCCAGCTGTTGGCCCTGGTCGCCGTCGGCCTACTGGCCGCGTCTGTGATCAACTTCAGCCCGGGCCGCGAATCCACCAACGAGGAGCCCACGGCCACCTAG
- a CDS encoding 3-oxoacyl-ACP reductase — protein sequence MASDLFSQVVNSAPGSFLAKQLGVPKPESLRRYRPGDPPLAGALLIGGEGRVAEPMRTALADDYDLVGDNLGGRWADSFGGLLFDATGITTPAELKALHDFFTPLLRNLGSSGRIVVVGTTPDQASTTDEHIAQRALEGFTRSLGKELQRGATISLVYLSPAAKPAATGLESTLRFLLSAKSAYVDGQVFHVGDADSTPPADWDKPLAGKVAIVTGAARGIGATIAEVFARDGAKVVAIDVEAAAEPLAETAARVDGTALTLDVTADDAVDRITAHLREHHGGKADILVNNAGITRDKLLANMDDAKWNSVLAVNLLAPQRLTEGLVGNGSIGEGGRIVGLSSMAGIAGNRGQTNYAATKAGMIGLTEALAPSLGEKGITINAVAPGFIETKMTEAIPLATREVGRRLNSLFQGGHPVDVAETIAFFASPASNAVTGNTIRVCGQAMLGA from the coding sequence GTGGCTTCCGACCTGTTCTCCCAAGTGGTCAACTCGGCGCCGGGCTCGTTCCTGGCCAAGCAACTCGGCGTGCCGAAGCCCGAGTCGCTGCGCCGCTACCGTCCGGGCGATCCGCCGCTGGCCGGCGCCCTGCTGATCGGTGGCGAGGGACGGGTCGCCGAGCCCATGCGTACCGCCCTGGCCGACGATTACGACCTGGTCGGCGACAACCTGGGTGGCCGCTGGGCGGACTCCTTCGGCGGACTGCTCTTCGATGCCACCGGGATCACCACGCCGGCGGAGCTGAAGGCGCTGCACGATTTCTTCACCCCACTGCTGCGCAACCTGGGCTCCTCCGGGCGCATCGTCGTCGTCGGCACTACTCCCGACCAGGCTTCGACCACCGACGAGCACATTGCCCAGCGCGCCCTCGAGGGATTCACCCGCTCACTGGGCAAGGAACTGCAGCGCGGCGCCACCATCTCGCTGGTGTACCTCTCACCCGCCGCCAAACCGGCGGCGACCGGGCTCGAATCGACCCTGCGGTTCCTGCTGTCGGCGAAGTCTGCCTACGTCGACGGCCAGGTGTTCCACGTCGGTGACGCCGACTCCACTCCGCCTGCCGACTGGGACAAGCCATTGGCCGGCAAGGTCGCGATCGTCACCGGCGCCGCACGGGGCATCGGCGCCACCATCGCCGAGGTGTTCGCCCGTGACGGCGCCAAGGTGGTGGCCATCGACGTCGAGGCAGCTGCGGAACCACTCGCCGAAACCGCCGCCCGGGTGGACGGCACCGCGCTGACTCTCGACGTCACCGCCGATGATGCGGTGGACCGCATCACCGCCCACCTCCGCGAGCACCACGGCGGCAAGGCCGACATCCTGGTCAACAACGCCGGCATCACCCGCGACAAACTGCTGGCCAACATGGACGACGCCAAGTGGAACTCCGTGCTCGCCGTGAACCTCCTTGCACCGCAACGCCTCACCGAAGGGCTGGTCGGCAACGGCAGCATCGGCGAAGGTGGCCGGATCGTCGGCCTGTCCTCGATGGCGGGCATCGCCGGTAACCGTGGTCAGACCAACTACGCGGCCACCAAGGCCGGGATGATCGGCCTCACCGAGGCACTGGCACCGTCGCTGGGCGAGAAGGGCATCACCATCAACGCCGTGGCGCCCGGCTTCATCGAAACCAAGATGACCGAAGCGATCCCCCTGGCCACCCGCGAGGTGGGTCGCCGACTCAACTCGCTGTTCCAGGGTGGGCACCCGGTCGACGTCGCCGAGACCATCGCCTTCTTCGCCAGCCCCGCCTCCAACGCCGTCACCGGCAATACGATCCGGGTCTGCGGCCAGGCCATGCTGGGAGCATGA
- a CDS encoding glycoside hydrolase family 3 N-terminal domain-containing protein, translating into MPNTRALTRTLVSLAALPAMLAACTSVAEAPPSSSAAAPSPQQGVTNTPLSNPLPAAPAPAACGDLQGQIAVMSTRDKLAQLLMVGVRDGADAQAVVADQHVGGIFIGSWTDRSMLNAGLSNELNSVSGPFPVAVSVDEEGGRVQRLSSLIGSQPSAKSLAETSTPEQVHQIALDRGRAMRALGITVDFAPVVDVVTTAGDDSVIGDRSFGSDPAVVTEFAGAYARGLREAGVLPVLKHFPGHGSGSGDSHTGAVTTPPIDQLQASDLVPYRTLTTQSPVAVMVGHLEVPGLTGADPASLSPAAYQLLRSGGYGGPPFGGPVFTDDLSSMAAITDRYGVPEAVLKALQAGADVALWVSTSQVPAVLDRLEQAVADGELAMSAVDASVLRIAQVKGANPRCGG; encoded by the coding sequence ATGCCTAACACCCGAGCACTGACCCGCACCCTGGTGTCGCTCGCGGCGCTGCCGGCCATGTTGGCGGCGTGCACGTCTGTTGCGGAGGCGCCGCCGTCATCGTCGGCGGCAGCGCCGTCGCCGCAGCAGGGGGTCACCAACACACCGTTGTCGAACCCGTTGCCCGCCGCTCCTGCGCCGGCCGCGTGCGGCGATCTCCAGGGCCAGATCGCGGTGATGTCGACGCGGGACAAGCTGGCCCAGTTGCTGATGGTCGGCGTGCGGGACGGCGCCGATGCCCAGGCCGTGGTGGCCGACCAGCATGTCGGTGGGATCTTCATCGGCAGCTGGACGGACCGGTCGATGCTGAATGCAGGTCTGTCGAACGAACTCAATAGTGTGTCCGGGCCCTTTCCCGTGGCGGTCAGCGTCGACGAGGAGGGCGGCCGGGTGCAGCGGCTGTCGTCACTGATCGGCAGCCAGCCGTCGGCCAAGTCGTTGGCGGAGACCAGCACACCCGAGCAGGTGCATCAGATCGCGCTGGACCGTGGCCGTGCCATGCGGGCGCTCGGCATCACTGTGGACTTCGCTCCCGTCGTGGACGTGGTGACCACCGCCGGCGACGACAGCGTGATCGGTGACCGGTCCTTCGGCTCGGATCCCGCCGTCGTCACCGAGTTCGCCGGCGCCTACGCCCGCGGATTGCGCGAGGCCGGAGTGCTTCCGGTGCTCAAGCACTTCCCTGGCCACGGCAGCGGCTCGGGGGATTCGCACACCGGCGCGGTGACCACACCACCGATCGACCAGCTGCAGGCCTCGGACCTGGTGCCGTACCGCACTCTCACCACCCAGAGCCCCGTCGCGGTGATGGTCGGCCACCTCGAGGTGCCGGGCCTGACCGGAGCCGATCCGGCAAGCCTGAGCCCGGCGGCCTACCAACTGCTGCGTAGCGGCGGCTACGGCGGGCCACCGTTCGGCGGACCGGTGTTCACCGACGACCTGTCCTCCATGGCGGCGATCACCGACCGCTACGGCGTGCCCGAGGCAGTGCTGAAGGCACTGCAGGCCGGCGCGGACGTTGCACTGTGGGTGAGCACCAGCCAGGTGCCCGCCGTGCTGGACCGGCTGGAGCAGGCAGTGGCCGACGGCGAACTGGCGATGTCCGCGGTAGATGCCTCGGTGCTGCGAATCGCGCAGGTCAAGGGCGCTAATCCGCGGTGCGGCGGTTAA